GTATATCTCTCCCCCGAAAAACCCTCTAGAAAAAATGAAAAAACTGCTCACCTGCCTCCTCCTCCCCGTTTTTGCTTTTTCCGAAGAGACGATCGCAGAAGATCGCTTTGGGATGACTGGTCAGTGGGGCAATGGACGCGAGTATTTGAAGAAGTATGGAATCGATATCGTCTCTTATCTTAAACTAGACGATACATGGAACCTGCACGGCGGCAGAAAGCGCTCTGACGCACTGGGCAATCCTGAATACGTTTTTTCCGCTGGGGCAGTAGTAAAAAGCAAACCTCTCTTTCACTATTCAGGCGGCACTTTTGTCGCTCAGTTTCTCAGCCACCATGGGAAGCAGCCCTCGAAACAAGTTGGTTCATTCGTTCCTGTCGATGAGATGGAAGCGCCCGGTTTCGATACGATCTACGCCCTCTGGTATAGACAGGGCTTTTATGACGAGCGCTACTGGCTGCAACTAGGCAAGAGCGACGCCTATGACCACTTCACCGTGGTGGAGCACGCCCAGTTTTTTATCAATGGAGCCTTTACAGCGATCCCTACAATTGCCTTTTTTCCAGTCTATCCTCATCCAGCAATGTCAGCTCTGGCATCGTTCGGCTTTTTAAACAACCTCTCTCTCACCCTAGGTCTATTTGACGGCTCTTTAGCCGACGGCTACTCTACGGGGAAGCATGGCGTGATCGGACGTTTTTTTGACCATCTGGGCAGCCACGCATTTACAATTGGCGAGCTGGATGGATCTTGGGAGTTCAACTCCGTCTATAAGGGCACGTTAGGGATTGGCGGATGGAATAGCACAGCTAAGTTCGAGCGATTCAGCGGGGGCAAAAAAAGAGGGACAAGCGGCGGCTATGCGACTTTAGACCAGGTCGTCTATCACGATCCCGAACAAGAGGGGGCAATTTTTCTTCTTTATGGATGGGCAGACCCAAAAATCAGCCCTGCACATAACTACTACGCAGCAGGAGCGATCTGGCAAGGCCTTCCTCGTAAGCGTCCTAAAGACATGCTTGGAATTGGCATCAGCAGTGTAAATTTCACGCGGGCTAAAGAAGCGGAATACACTGAGCGATTCGAAACAGCAATCGAAGCATTCTATGTCTACGAATTCGCCTTCTGGGGTTTCCTACAGCCAGACTTTCAATACATTGTGCATCCCGGCGGTAAAGGCCTGCCCAACGCTACCGTCTTCACCCTCCGCCTCCAATTCACCCTCTAAAAAGAATTAAAATAAAAATTTGACAATTTAAGCAGGCTAATTTATGTGACTCTTAAGGCGGGGTTTGCATTTAAATTATGCTGCATAAAATCATTTACTCTTTTTTCCAGCTGTGGAACATGTTTCTACTGCTGTCTCCTTTCTTCCTCATGGGCCTCTTTTTTGCAGGGCTCCTCCACGTCCTCGTCTCAAAAAAACAGATCTCAGCGATGGTGGGCGATCCTGGAATGAAGGGGGTCTTTATCTCCTCAGCACTTGGGATCACCATCCCTGTCTGCACATGTGGAGTGGCGCCAGTAGGAGTCGAGTTAAAACGGAAGGGAGCCAGCCGCCCCGCGATCATCTCCTTTCTGATCACGACTCCCGAAACTGCGGTTGATGCGATCATGGTCACCTTCGGGTTGCTCGGCCCGGCAATGGCCATCGCGCGACCGATTTTTGCCTATTGCATGGGAATTATCGGAGGCTTTTTTGGCATCGGGCTTCTCACAGATGCGGACCAGCCACTCAAAAGCGATCAGCCAATTAAATGCTCCCACCCTCACGATCACGAGCATCACAGCTGCGAGCTTGCAGAGCACCTAGAAGAGAATGAGCCCGACTTTGTCGGCTTCCACTGCTTGAAAAACTCCCTAGTCCACGCCCCTAAGAGAGTGTGGCATAGAGTTTCTCATAGCTCATCCCTCTACTCTTGGTATAGACCCGAGGTTTCACTTCCCCCGCAAACTCAGGAGACTCTTACGCCCAAAGAAGGTCCTGTACTTCCTCTTAGAGAGATCTGGAGCCGGATCTTTAACTACTCATACAAGCAGCTCGCCGATGAGGTGCTGCCCGGCCTCATTATCGGTATGCTCTTCGCCTTCCTGATCTTCCTTCTTCTTCCAGAAAATCTGGCCAAATATGGCTTAGGACAGGGGTTCTTCTCTTATCTTCTTATGCTAGCAGCAGGAATGCCTCTTTATGTGTGTGCATCCGCGAGCACTCCCATCGCAGCTGCCCTTATCTATCAAGGAGTGAGTCCCGGCGCTGCAATGGTCTTTCTACTTGCAGGACCCGCAACCAACACGACGACGATCACGATCTTGGGACGCTATTTTGGCGCGAGATTTCTCAATGTCTACCTCTTTAGTGTGATGGTCGGAGGCGTGGTATCTGGTATGCTCTTCGATAGGATTCTACACGCATTCGACCTGCATGTCGTTGCCAACGTCTCGCCGACTCATGGAAGCATCACAGGTATCATCCAGTGGGCAAGCGCCTCTGCTTTAATTACACTGATCATCTGGAGAAGTTGGAAGGGCAACCTACGCGGAGAGTTTCAAGAGCTATTAGAAAACATGAGAGCTCTTCTTCCAGTAAGAGGGCGCTCTCTTCTCTATGCGCTGCCAATCGCCTTTCTCGTCTATCTAGCTTCTGGCCTGACAACTGTTCCACCTGGAGCGGTGGGGTATGTGAAGATCTTTGGCAAGGTAACTGATCGCAATCTCAAGCCCGGACTCCACTACATTCCTCCTGCGCCGTTTGCCAAGATGGACCTCTGGTACCACGCTCACCCCTATCAGGTTACGATAGGAGTGCCTCTTGCCGAAATGGCAACAGGAAAACACACTCAGCCGGAGCTCTCTTCAAAACTTGCACAGGTGGCAGAAGCTGAAGAAAAAGAGCACCAGATGCCCACTGCATTCGAAGCTAAGGCGGACCCGGTCTTCTCTTATTCAGAACCCATCAGCTCCGACTTTTTTACTGGCGATGAGAACCTCTTAAATATCTCAGCATCCGTTCAATATTCGATCAGCGACCCCTATAAGTACTTCTATCAAGTGAGCGATCAGCAGGTCGTGATTGCGGACCTACTGCGTAAGAGTATTTTTGATTCAACAGCTTCGGGCGCCATCATGAAGCTGCTGAGTGCAGATCGCGAAGAGTACAACCAGATGATCTCCAAGGATCTGACCTCAAAGCTTGAAGAGTTGGGCGCACACCTAATCTCTGTGAACGTGACCAACTTACATCCTCCTGTGGAGACCCTCTTCTCATTTAGAGATGTGGTTTCAGCGCGCGAAGATCGAGAAACTGCCGACTTAAAAGCGCTTAAATTTTTAACCGAAACTGTGCTGCGGACTCGCGGTGACGCCCAAGTAGAAGTCCAAAGAGCCACCGCCCTCGCCCTTTCAGAGAGACTTAAAGCAGAAGGGAAAACGATCAGCATCAAAGCCCGTGCAGAGATCGTCTCAGGATATCGAGAGCTCCTCGAAGAGCTCCTGTGGCTGGAGACAAGCGAACGGGCTCTCTCTAAACAGGAGCTCTACCTACTGCCACCTGGCTACCCTCCACAGAAGTTCTCGCTCTGGAAAAATGCGCTGGTAAATACGGAAGAAGAGACCTCGTACAAAGAAGAAAAAAGCAAAAAAGAAGAGAGTAATCATGGATCC
Above is a genomic segment from Chlamydiales bacterium containing:
- a CDS encoding carbohydrate porin, translated to MKKLLTCLLLPVFAFSEETIAEDRFGMTGQWGNGREYLKKYGIDIVSYLKLDDTWNLHGGRKRSDALGNPEYVFSAGAVVKSKPLFHYSGGTFVAQFLSHHGKQPSKQVGSFVPVDEMEAPGFDTIYALWYRQGFYDERYWLQLGKSDAYDHFTVVEHAQFFINGAFTAIPTIAFFPVYPHPAMSALASFGFLNNLSLTLGLFDGSLADGYSTGKHGVIGRFFDHLGSHAFTIGELDGSWEFNSVYKGTLGIGGWNSTAKFERFSGGKKRGTSGGYATLDQVVYHDPEQEGAIFLLYGWADPKISPAHNYYAAGAIWQGLPRKRPKDMLGIGISSVNFTRAKEAEYTERFETAIEAFYVYEFAFWGFLQPDFQYIVHPGGKGLPNATVFTLRLQFTL
- a CDS encoding SO_0444 family Cu/Zn efflux transporter; translation: MFLLLSPFFLMGLFFAGLLHVLVSKKQISAMVGDPGMKGVFISSALGITIPVCTCGVAPVGVELKRKGASRPAIISFLITTPETAVDAIMVTFGLLGPAMAIARPIFAYCMGIIGGFFGIGLLTDADQPLKSDQPIKCSHPHDHEHHSCELAEHLEENEPDFVGFHCLKNSLVHAPKRVWHRVSHSSSLYSWYRPEVSLPPQTQETLTPKEGPVLPLREIWSRIFNYSYKQLADEVLPGLIIGMLFAFLIFLLLPENLAKYGLGQGFFSYLLMLAAGMPLYVCASASTPIAAALIYQGVSPGAAMVFLLAGPATNTTTITILGRYFGARFLNVYLFSVMVGGVVSGMLFDRILHAFDLHVVANVSPTHGSITGIIQWASASALITLIIWRSWKGNLRGEFQELLENMRALLPVRGRSLLYALPIAFLVYLASGLTTVPPGAVGYVKIFGKVTDRNLKPGLHYIPPAPFAKMDLWYHAHPYQVTIGVPLAEMATGKHTQPELSSKLAQVAEAEEKEHQMPTAFEAKADPVFSYSEPISSDFFTGDENLLNISASVQYSISDPYKYFYQVSDQQVVIADLLRKSIFDSTASGAIMKLLSADREEYNQMISKDLTSKLEELGAHLISVNVTNLHPPVETLFSFRDVVSAREDRETADLKALKFLTETVLRTRGDAQVEVQRATALALSERLKAEGKTISIKARAEIVSGYRELLEELLWLETSERALSKQELYLLPPGYPPQKFSLWKNALVNTEEETSYKEEKSKKEESNHGSKKSS